The Cryptomeria japonica unplaced genomic scaffold, Sugi_1.0 HiC_scaffold_123, whole genome shotgun sequence genome contains a region encoding:
- the LOC131865855 gene encoding putative germin-like protein 2-3 yields MAGDSDPLQDFCVADEESKVLVNGFVCKDPMQVSADDFFFRGLGQAGNTDNDVGSNVTMANVKQIPGLNTLGISLVRIDYAVGGINPPHTHPRATEVLVLLEGQLLVGFIDTNNKFFSKTLEKGDVFVFPKALVHFQQNVGHENAVAISALSSQLPGVQTIANSLFAADPPLPDSVLAKAFRITQEVVDYIQKKFA; encoded by the exons ATGGCAGGGGATTCCGATCCCTTGCAAGATTTCTGCGTTGCAGATGAGGAAAGCAAAG TTTTGGTGAACGGGTTCGTTTGCAAAGACCCAATGCAAGTTTCAGCAGACGACTTCTTCTTCCGGGGACTTGGGCAGGCAGGGAACACCGACAATGATGTGGGCTCCAACGTAACGATGGCGAACGTTAAACAGATACCAGGCCTCAATACGTTGGGAATATCGTTGGTCCGCATCGACTACGCAgtgggtggaataaatcctcctcacacacacccaagagccaccgaagttcttgttttactggaaggccagcttcttgtgggtttcattgacaccaacaacaagtttttcagcaaaacgttggagaagggagatgtgtttgtgtttccaaaggcacttgtgcatttccagcagaatgtggggCATGAAAACGCGGTGGCCATATCTGCATTGAGCAGCCAGCTTCCGGGAGTTCAGACAATCGCCAACTCTCTGTTTGCAGCGGATCCTCCTCTCCCAGATTCCGTATTGGCCAAGGCCTTCCGCATCACACAGGAAGTTGTGGATTACATTCAGAAGAAATTCGCATAA